The Dendropsophus ebraccatus isolate aDenEbr1 chromosome 3, aDenEbr1.pat, whole genome shotgun sequence genomic interval GACCCTCGGCCACAAACATTTTTGACAACACTTTGCTTTGTGAGGGTGAATTTACATGTAGCAGATTTCCTGTAGAAATTTCTGCAACTGAAAATCAGTTTGAAGATATTTCAGATGAATATGACAGCTGCAGTTGCCCCCTCCATGGTGGTACACTGCAATGAGGAAACAGATTGAGGAGCAGTAGAACGGACAGAATGATTTGTAAGTCACATGCCCCTTTATAAGAGGCCATCTTATCAATGGAGGAGCTGTCTAGCCAGCAATGGGTAATAAAGAATGACGCATAGTTAGCAATACTCTTTTAATTATGaaatttaatttattaaaaacaaataGAAGTTGTATAGCCACCCCCTTTAAGACTGCAATCTGTGGCTTACATGGTGGAGGAAATTGTACAGTATATCTGATATAGCATAAATCCCATTGCACCTCCAAAGAAATCTATATTCCTTTTTCAGCGCTTTTACCTGTTTAGGGaaaaatgtaataatataatTCACAGACAAAATATTAATCCAAATATTTCTAATATTTGTGTCCAGTTTAGAGATTCTTACAAAGTGTCTGTGTTAGAAGATGAGTGAGAAAGCAGCAGTGTGATGAAGTGCAGCAGTCTATCACTGTGTATGTGtgaagttatagttttgcaacatttgATATTTTTGGATTGATATGAATATTTTGTCTGTGATTTCTTGTTCTTTTTAAATAGATTTCTTATAAGAGGGTTTTAAAGGGtattaaccaacaaaacacagcaatcactgagttcAGGatcttttttttcactgatctccttaagCTCAGTGATTAcggtgttttgttggttgatttgtcattgccccaactagccagaatcctgctccacactgacgaagggcaaataccccgaaacagctgtctgtggacacaaaaggggccaccctgttgtttccctatttatgtttcaatacttgcaaccgagtggaaCTTAAGAggttacgtatcagggtggtttggtgttctccccatctggaggcaccccgtggcaacaggctagggatatctggctatccctgtgttttgagactcgcaactgaggctccacagactctttttttattttttttattttttttatttgcatgttttaaagggtattcccatatTAGTTTGTTACCCTCTATACACTACATAGGAAAGAGGATAATAAGCTCCTatgcataggataggggataataaAATGATTGCCGAGGGTCCAACCTATCCTAAGAACAGGGAGGCATTTGTATCTGGTATGAATGGGGCCCGAttgccatagagaatgaatagagcacagGTACAGGCAAGGTAAGCACTCCATTCATTACATGGACGATTGCATCTCCATTCCCTGGATAGGTAGAAGTCCTAGTGGTTGGACCCCCCCCCGCCTGTGATCAGCTTTTCAGTTTTATATAATAAGATAAGATGGGAATATGTCTTTAGCAGTGAAGCGGTAAAAACAGACTATGGAATTCTTTGTCTCACTGTTGAAACCTATGATAACATTAAAATATGTGTTTTGTTTACTACAACAaaggtatatgatgtataatattgCTTATGTAACAAAAATATCTAAATTGTAAATCTTTGCTTTTTTGTAGGTCTTGTGCTTCAAATTTGGGTTCATCTAACTCATTCTCTTAAAATCCGACAAAAACAGTATGGATCCTATGTCTCCAGAAGCACATGGGTGGTCTATTCTGCAGAAACTAAATGAACAGAAATCAATGGGGCTTTTTTGTGATGTTTCCTTGATGGTTGAGGGTAAAATATTTCTTGCCCATAAGAACGTGCTATCAGCTTGTAGTGAGTATTTCTATGCGGCTCTGAGCAGAAATGAGCAGCAACAGTTTTTAGTTCTTGACAATGTTAGCTTGGAGGGTTTTAGTCATCTTCtagattttatatatacatacaaaatcCCTACTTGTCATGTGCAAGACTTTATGCAAGCTGCCCAGCTGTTACAGGTTAGCCTCCCGCTCACGGTTCAAGTGGTcaatgtatccagcagtccacaTAACAATAGTCCAAAAGAAGAAATCTTCATCCCAGATGATGATGATTATAATGTGTCCAATCGGGACTCAGAGTTGAGAGAAATTGAGAGCCAACCAAGACATGAAAGAAGCCGACAGGATAACCTTCAGAATATTAATAACGGACTGTATAAGGGGGACATAAGACTGTTAGACAGCATGACGCAGATAAAAGACAAAGCAAAGATACAGAAAAGGCCTACGTTTTATAAAGAAGCTTATGTTGCTCGAAAGCCTGGATACTTTATGAGGAAACAACTTTCAAAGAATGGAAACTTGGGGAGAGAAAGTCCTGTGGATAACTGTACAGATAACTCCTTTGTACACACTGGTTATTCCAGACAGGTGCCTATCACAATTCACAATGATGGCTCTTCAGAAGAAGCAGATGATGAAGCAGCAGATATTTGCATCAATTTATGTGATGAACCTGACACACCTGATAGTTCAGAACCTATGAATGACTTGACATTACATGGAGACTCACTCAAAGCTAAGATGTATTCAAGTATGGTTGGGTTGGAGAATACTAATGGAATAAAAAGAGTAGATGAGAGTGAAAACCTTGCTGAATTAGTACACAAATGTGACAGATGTGAATTACTATTGACATAT includes:
- the LOC138785822 gene encoding myoneurin-like yields the protein MDPMSPEAHGWSILQKLNEQKSMGLFCDVSLMVEGKIFLAHKNVLSACSEYFYAALSRNEQQQFLVLDNVSLEGFSHLLDFIYTYKIPTCHVQDFMQAAQLLQVSLPLTVQVVNVSSSPHNNSPKEEIFIPDDDDYNVSNRDSELREIESQPRHERSRQDNLQNINNGLYKGDIRLLDSMTQIKDKAKIQKRPTFYKEAYVARKPGYFMRKQLSKNGNLGRESPVDNCTDNSFVHTGYSRQVPITIHNDGSSEEADDEAADICINLCDEPDTPDSSEPMNDLTLHGDSLKAKMYSSMVGLENTNGIKRVDESENLAELVHKCDRCELLLTYPEFLNHQDDPGVNVLQCSFCDKQFIYSCQLSLHQSSHHDKKFYQCDQCGKELSTLKKLHDHIAYHSDDRPHKCHLCDKAYKVKNDLTQHIRAKHMEASTGKPPLLQLCEFCGQAVKHYKSHKIFCSGVKKFKCDFCVQSFHRISELKRHTWTHTGELPYRCKICGKGCRHPSNMKKHIRTVHKADMRVQINREHASPRFFKNRRPAVKFPGHVLSQGLPSNHSLPNSVSTGERSIQTDSSVSPVSLSFISIATGDEPATNDFTLHDLQNTSPQTGRSQ